Proteins from one Bacteroidia bacterium genomic window:
- a CDS encoding gliding motility-associated C-terminal domain-containing protein: MKIRILIILTIIVFSFNNLFGNPITPNDTIAKNIVISDVFSINKENSNNVYYVNSLNKSVIKTFKMEIYNRWGENVCTITNIDQGWDGFFKGSILPSGVYLYNINCELFDSNNQNQITEIKNHTGTISLIR; this comes from the coding sequence ATGAAAATAAGGATACTAATAATACTCACAATAATTGTTTTTTCTTTTAATAATTTATTTGGAAATCCAATTACACCAAACGATACTATTGCAAAAAACATTGTTATTTCTGACGTTTTTTCGATAAATAAAGAAAACAGCAACAATGTATATTATGTTAATTCACTTAATAAATCTGTCATTAAAACATTTAAAATGGAAATTTATAACCGTTGGGGTGAGAATGTTTGTACCATTACTAATATTGATCAAGGTTGGGATGGATTTTTTAAGGGTTCTATTTTACCTTCAGGTGTTTATTTATATAATATTAACTGCGAATTATTCGATTCAAATAACCAAAATCAAATTACTGAAATTAAAAATCATACCGGAACAATATCGTTAATCAGATAA
- the guaA gene encoding glutamine-hydrolyzing GMP synthase — translation MIEKIIILDFGSQYTQLIARRVRELNVYCEIHPFSKKFTVDESIKGVILSGSPYSVRDENSPKFDSDNIKGKFPLLGVCYGAQYLSHHFGGEVLPSNHREYGRANLQFIDNSDKLFQNISKGTQVWMSHGDTITKIPANYKITASTETVKVGAFKIENEETYGIQFHPEVYHSTQGMELLKNFIVNICGCAQTWTPAAFVNSIVTEIKEKVKNDKVVLGLSGGVDSSVAALLLHKAIGKNLYCIFVNNGLLRKNEYAEVLEAYKKTGLNIKGVDASEQFLSQLNGVSDPEQKRKIIGRVFIETFDHEAKQIENVKWLAQGTIYPDVIESLSVNGPSATIKSHHNVGGLPAKMNLQVVEPLRLLFKDEVRRVGKELNLDSNILNRHPFPGPGLAIRILGDITKEKVRILQEVDSIFISSLKESNLYDSVWQAGVMLLPIHSVGVMGDERTYEQVVALRAVQSTDGMTADWVHLPYEFLAQVSNRIINNVKGINRVVYDISSKPPATIEWE, via the coding sequence GTGATTGAAAAAATAATAATTTTAGATTTCGGATCTCAATATACTCAACTAATTGCCAGAAGAGTTAGAGAATTAAATGTTTATTGCGAAATTCATCCTTTCAGCAAAAAATTCACTGTTGATGAGAGTATAAAAGGTGTAATACTTTCTGGTAGCCCCTACTCTGTAAGAGATGAAAATTCTCCAAAATTTGACAGCGATAATATTAAAGGAAAATTCCCACTATTAGGTGTTTGCTATGGAGCACAATATCTTTCACATCATTTTGGTGGAGAAGTATTGCCATCAAATCACCGTGAATACGGACGAGCAAACCTTCAATTTATTGATAACTCTGATAAATTATTTCAGAATATTTCAAAAGGAACACAGGTATGGATGTCGCATGGTGATACTATTACAAAAATTCCTGCAAATTATAAAATAACAGCGAGCACAGAAACTGTAAAAGTCGGAGCTTTTAAAATTGAAAACGAAGAAACATACGGAATTCAGTTCCACCCTGAAGTATACCACTCTACACAAGGAATGGAATTACTTAAAAATTTTATTGTAAATATATGTGGTTGTGCTCAAACTTGGACTCCTGCTGCATTTGTTAATTCAATCGTTACAGAGATTAAGGAAAAAGTTAAAAACGATAAAGTAGTTTTAGGCTTATCCGGTGGCGTTGATTCTTCTGTTGCTGCTCTCCTTTTGCATAAAGCTATTGGAAAAAACCTATATTGCATTTTTGTTAATAATGGTTTGTTACGAAAAAATGAATATGCTGAAGTTTTAGAGGCTTATAAAAAAACTGGTTTAAATATTAAAGGTGTTGATGCCTCTGAACAGTTTTTAAGCCAGCTAAATGGAGTTAGTGACCCTGAGCAGAAAAGAAAAATTATCGGTCGCGTTTTTATTGAGACATTCGATCACGAAGCAAAACAAATTGAAAATGTAAAATGGCTGGCACAAGGAACTATCTATCCTGATGTAATTGAATCATTATCTGTTAACGGGCCATCAGCAACTATAAAATCACATCATAATGTTGGGGGTTTACCTGCAAAAATGAATTTACAGGTTGTTGAACCTCTCCGCCTTTTATTTAAAGATGAAGTTAGAAGAGTTGGTAAAGAATTAAATCTTGATTCAAATATATTAAACCGCCATCCCTTTCCTGGTCCAGGTTTAGCTATCAGAATTCTTGGTGATATAACAAAAGAAAAAGTTAGAATTTTACAGGAAGTTGACAGTATTTTCATTTCTTCATTAAAAGAAAGTAATTTATACGATTCTGTATGGCAAGCCGGCGTAATGTTATTGCCTATTCATTCTGTTGGTGTTATGGGCGATGAACGCACTTACGAGCAAGTTGTGGCATTGCGTGCAGTACAAAGTACTGATGGGATGACAGCAGATTGGGTGCATTTACCATACGAATTTCTTGCACAGGTTTCGAATAGAATAATTAACAACGTGAAAGGAATTAATCGCGTAGTTTATGATATAAGCTCTAAACCTCCTGCTACTATTGAATGGGAATAA
- a CDS encoding nucleotidyltransferase family protein, translating to MAGTGKAMIFAAGLGTRLQPLTLLKPKALAEIDGVTLLEYAIRNLMNNGFDHIVVNVHHFANQVVDFLKSKNNFDINISISDESNKLLDTGGGLKNASDFFDDNRPFLVYNVDVLTDLNLRELYASHQKSNVLATLAVRNRKTSRYFLFDQNDSLCGWKNMATNEIKIKCTSISKLRPFAFSGIQVINHDIFNMMSAYDDCFSITDVYLNLCASYKIKAYNHDKSFWMDLGTVEHIKEADELLSKYNFLLMRE from the coding sequence ATGGCAGGTACAGGAAAAGCGATGATTTTTGCTGCTGGTTTGGGTACCAGATTACAACCGCTTACCTTGTTAAAGCCAAAAGCACTTGCTGAGATTGATGGAGTTACTTTATTGGAATATGCAATCAGAAATTTAATGAATAATGGTTTTGATCACATTGTAGTAAATGTTCATCATTTTGCAAATCAGGTGGTTGATTTTCTTAAATCGAAAAATAATTTTGACATAAATATTTCAATTTCGGATGAGAGTAACAAATTACTCGATACAGGAGGAGGATTAAAAAATGCTTCAGATTTTTTTGATGACAATAGACCTTTTCTTGTGTATAATGTTGATGTTTTAACAGATTTAAATCTTAGAGAATTGTATGCCAGTCATCAGAAAAGTAATGTGTTGGCAACATTAGCAGTGAGAAACAGAAAAACTTCAAGGTATTTTCTTTTTGATCAGAACGATTCGTTATGTGGTTGGAAAAACATGGCAACCAATGAAATTAAAATTAAATGTACATCAATATCAAAATTACGTCCGTTTGCATTCAGTGGTATTCAGGTGATAAATCATGATATATTTAACATGATGTCTGCATATGATGATTGTTTTTCAATAACTGATGTGTATTTAAATCTATGTGCCAGTTATAAAATAAAAGCTTATAATCACGATAAATCTTTTTGGATGGATTTGGGAACAGTAGAGCACATTAAAGAGGCAGATGAATTGTTGTCGAAGTACAATTTCCTGTTGATGCGAGAATAA
- a CDS encoding phosphotransferase: MLFKAKSLDVISIQELPPSGSYRRYFRLFTSKQTFIGAYNPDPKENLAFIHFTKHFINCGLNVPEIVAEDIDNHIYILSDLGDTTIFSYLEQNRKNAEFPESFILLYKKILNDLTQFQFNGGKDLDYSFCYPRSSFDKQSMMWDLNYFKYYFLKLAKIHFDEQKLEDDFEVFVNYLSQADSNYFLYRDFQSRNIMLDNDNIFYIDYQGGRRGPLYYDVASLLYDAKANIPQKIREELLDYYISVVNNKIPVNNKEFKGMYYCFVLIRIMQAMGAYGFRGFYEKKEHFLKSIPFALNNLDWLLENVEIPIKIPTLLNVLQSLTVSEELKKYNEKVFPESSLSINVNSFSFFKGIPEDKSGNGGGFVFDCRALPNPGRYAEYENYSGLDLKVSEFLNNDEEVKQFLQNVIKITEQSVEKYISRNFTNLQISFGCTGGQHRSVFCAEKLAAHFKSKYNIKVDIEHTNRVNWKK, translated from the coding sequence TTGCTTTTTAAAGCAAAATCACTTGATGTAATAAGTATCCAGGAATTACCACCTTCAGGTTCATATAGAAGGTATTTTAGATTATTTACATCAAAGCAAACATTTATAGGTGCATATAATCCTGACCCAAAAGAAAATCTTGCTTTTATACATTTTACAAAGCATTTTATTAATTGTGGTTTAAACGTTCCTGAGATTGTTGCTGAAGATATTGATAATCACATTTATATTCTTTCAGATTTGGGTGACACTACAATTTTTTCATATTTAGAGCAAAACAGAAAAAATGCAGAATTCCCGGAAAGCTTTATATTGTTATACAAGAAAATTTTAAATGATTTAACTCAATTTCAATTTAATGGTGGAAAAGATTTAGATTATTCATTTTGTTACCCACGCTCCAGTTTTGATAAACAATCGATGATGTGGGATTTAAATTATTTTAAATACTATTTCTTAAAACTCGCAAAGATTCATTTTGATGAGCAAAAACTGGAGGACGATTTTGAAGTATTTGTAAATTATTTATCACAGGCAGACAGTAACTACTTTTTGTATCGTGATTTTCAGTCGAGGAATATTATGCTTGATAACGATAATATTTTTTACATTGATTATCAAGGTGGAAGGAGAGGTCCATTATACTATGATGTAGCTTCGTTATTATATGATGCAAAAGCAAATATCCCACAGAAAATAAGGGAAGAGCTGTTGGATTATTATATTTCAGTTGTAAATAATAAGATTCCGGTAAATAATAAAGAATTTAAAGGAATGTATTATTGCTTTGTGTTAATAAGAATAATGCAGGCAATGGGAGCATATGGTTTCAGAGGATTTTACGAAAAGAAAGAACATTTTTTAAAGAGTATTCCTTTTGCTCTAAACAATCTTGACTGGTTATTGGAAAACGTTGAAATCCCTATTAAAATTCCAACATTGTTAAATGTGCTTCAATCTCTTACTGTTTCTGAGGAATTGAAAAAATATAACGAAAAGGTTTTTCCTGAAAGTTCTCTTTCAATTAATGTAAACAGTTTTTCATTTTTTAAAGGTATACCAGAAGATAAATCCGGTAATGGTGGTGGATTTGTTTTTGATTGCAGGGCATTACCAAACCCTGGAAGATATGCCGAATATGAAAATTACAGTGGTTTAGATTTAAAAGTATCAGAATTTTTAAATAATGATGAGGAGGTTAAACAATTTTTGCAAAATGTTATTAAAATTACCGAGCAGAGTGTAGAAAAATATATTTCAAGAAACTTTACTAACCTTCAGATTTCCTTTGGTTGTACCGGTGGTCAACATCGGTCGGTATTTTGTGCAGAAAAACTTGCAGCACATTTTAAATCAAAGTATAATATTAAAGTTGATATTGAGCATACTAACAGAGTAAACTGGAAGAAATAA
- the hydE gene encoding [FeFe] hydrogenase H-cluster radical SAM maturase HydE — MNDLFSNLLDKEHFEKDDLICFLNSKEQERKLLFEKSAKIKQQYIGNKVYFRGLIEYSNICHKNCLYCGIRAGNKNLTHYTLSDEEVIRAAKFAYENNYGSVVLQSGEIESSEFTEKIDKLIWEIKKLSDNKLGLTLSLGEQSEETYKQWFKSGAHRYLLRIETSNQTLYSRIHPNNSKHSFEKRLVALNTLKKLGFQAGTGVMIGLPFQTTENLADDLIFMKEFDIDMCGMGPYIEHKDTPLYEFRNELLPLNERFDLSLKMIAILRILMKDINIASTTALQAIDPIGREKAIKIGANIIMPNITPGNNRDNYLLYENKPCTDEEMEDCKSCLEARLHFAGAEIGYGEWGDSMHFKNKNI; from the coding sequence ATGAATGACCTATTTTCTAATTTATTAGATAAAGAACATTTTGAGAAAGATGATTTGATTTGTTTTTTAAACTCAAAAGAACAGGAACGAAAATTACTTTTTGAGAAATCTGCAAAAATAAAACAACAATATATTGGCAATAAAGTATATTTCAGAGGATTAATCGAATATTCTAATATTTGTCACAAAAACTGCCTTTACTGCGGAATTAGAGCAGGAAATAAGAATTTAACACATTATACTCTTAGTGATGAGGAAGTTATTAGGGCAGCAAAATTCGCTTATGAAAATAATTATGGTTCTGTTGTTTTACAATCGGGTGAAATTGAAAGCTCAGAATTTACCGAGAAAATTGACAAATTAATTTGGGAAATAAAGAAATTATCTGACAATAAACTTGGCTTAACTTTATCTTTAGGTGAGCAATCCGAAGAAACATATAAACAATGGTTTAAATCAGGCGCACATCGCTATTTATTACGTATAGAAACCAGTAATCAAACTTTATATTCCAGAATTCATCCAAATAATTCTAAACATAGTTTCGAAAAAAGATTGGTTGCACTAAATACATTAAAAAAACTTGGCTTTCAGGCAGGAACAGGAGTAATGATTGGTTTGCCTTTTCAAACTACAGAAAATTTAGCCGACGATTTAATCTTTATGAAAGAGTTTGATATTGATATGTGCGGAATGGGGCCATATATTGAACATAAGGATACTCCTTTATATGAATTCAGAAATGAATTGCTGCCATTAAATGAGCGATTTGACCTTAGTTTGAAAATGATTGCCATACTTCGCATTTTAATGAAAGACATTAACATTGCATCGACCACTGCATTACAAGCAATAGACCCTATTGGTCGCGAAAAAGCAATTAAAATCGGAGCAAACATAATTATGCCCAATATTACTCCGGGAAATAACAGAGATAATTATCTTTTGTATGAAAACAAACCTTGCACCGATGAAGAAATGGAAGATTGTAAATCTTGTTTAGAGGCGAGATTACATTTTGCAGGAGCCGAAATTGGTTATGGCGAATGGGGCGACTCAATGCATTTTAAGAACAAAAATATTTAA
- a CDS encoding indolepyruvate oxidoreductase subunit beta yields MKKDIIIAGVGGQGILSIATTIGMAALEMNLHLKQSEVHGMSQRGGDVVSNLRISDKEIFSDLIPFGKADMIISVEPMESLRYLPMLSENGWLITNSVPFKNIAHYPDVEKVLTEVKKFKNQVLIDADGIAKELGSVKSANIVILGAASPYMDIPLEVLTTAISKIFKNKGQEVVDLNLKALAIGREFSLKNS; encoded by the coding sequence ATGAAAAAAGATATTATTATAGCAGGAGTAGGAGGTCAGGGTATACTATCAATTGCAACAACAATTGGAATGGCAGCTCTTGAAATGAATTTACATTTAAAACAATCTGAGGTTCATGGAATGAGCCAAAGAGGAGGCGATGTTGTATCTAATTTAAGAATTTCAGATAAAGAAATTTTCTCTGATCTAATTCCTTTTGGAAAGGCAGATATGATTATTTCTGTTGAGCCTATGGAAAGTTTAAGATATTTACCAATGTTATCAGAAAATGGTTGGTTAATAACTAATTCAGTTCCATTTAAAAATATTGCTCATTATCCAGATGTTGAAAAAGTTTTAACTGAAGTAAAGAAATTTAAAAATCAGGTATTAATCGATGCTGATGGAATTGCAAAAGAACTTGGTTCTGTAAAATCTGCAAACATTGTTATACTTGGGGCAGCTTCTCCGTATATGGATATTCCTTTAGAAGTATTGACTACAGCAATTTCAAAGATATTCAAAAATAAAGGTCAAGAAGTAGTTGATTTAAACCTTAAAGCGTTAGCTATAGGAAGAGAGTTTTCTTTAAAGAACTCTTAG
- a CDS encoding indolepyruvate ferredoxin oxidoreductase: MQKMLLLGDEAIALGAIDAGLSGVYAYPGTPSTEITEYIESSKIAKEKGVKARWCANEKTAMEAAIGMSYAGKRTMVCMKHVGLNVAADGFINSSITGANGGLIVVVADDPSMHSSQNEQDSRFYGKFAMIPIFEPSSQQEAYNMVHYGFDISEKYRVPVMIRITTRLAHSRAGVGRMAEKEQNKLKLPADLKQFVLLPSIARKNFRRLLDIQDELEQNAETSGFNKYVEGKDKSKGIIACGIAYNYIMENFQENLPFPMLVIGQHPVPTNMLKKLYDECQEIYVFEDGYPLVEEMLKGSLNLGKPIHGRLDGTLSRDGELNPNKVAVALGLKDTIGQPVPEVVAQRPPALCSGCPHTDSYQALNEVLKDYSKGRVFSDIGCYTLAALAPLEAINTCVDMGASITMAFGAADAGLVPAIAVIGDSTFTHSGMTGLLDCVVHKSNVKVFILDNFTTGMTGGQPSAALGKLEAICAGVGVDPAHIRVIKPLPKNHEENMKIIREELAYDGPSVIIPRRECIITLDKRMREKFKNK, from the coding sequence ATGCAAAAAATGTTATTGTTAGGTGACGAAGCCATTGCTTTAGGTGCAATTGATGCTGGCTTGTCAGGAGTTTATGCTTATCCGGGAACACCTTCTACAGAAATTACTGAGTATATTGAAAGCTCAAAAATTGCTAAAGAAAAAGGTGTAAAAGCAAGATGGTGTGCAAACGAAAAAACTGCTATGGAAGCAGCAATCGGAATGTCTTATGCAGGAAAACGTACCATGGTTTGTATGAAACATGTTGGTTTAAACGTTGCTGCCGATGGTTTTATTAATTCATCAATTACAGGTGCAAACGGAGGTCTGATTGTTGTTGTTGCTGACGATCCTTCAATGCATTCATCACAAAATGAACAAGACAGTAGATTTTATGGAAAATTTGCAATGATTCCAATATTTGAACCAAGTTCACAACAAGAAGCTTATAACATGGTGCACTATGGTTTTGATATTTCTGAAAAATATCGTGTTCCTGTTATGATCAGAATAACTACCCGCTTAGCACATAGTAGAGCAGGTGTTGGTAGAATGGCTGAAAAGGAACAGAATAAATTAAAACTTCCAGCAGATTTAAAACAATTTGTTTTGTTACCATCGATTGCACGAAAAAATTTCCGCAGACTTCTTGATATTCAGGATGAATTAGAGCAAAATGCTGAAACTTCAGGCTTTAATAAATATGTTGAAGGGAAAGACAAATCAAAAGGTATTATAGCTTGTGGTATTGCTTATAATTATATAATGGAGAATTTTCAGGAAAACCTTCCATTTCCTATGTTAGTAATTGGACAGCATCCTGTTCCAACTAATATGCTTAAGAAATTATATGATGAATGCCAGGAAATTTATGTTTTTGAAGATGGTTATCCATTAGTTGAAGAAATGCTAAAAGGTTCATTAAACTTAGGCAAACCAATTCATGGCAGATTAGATGGAACTCTTTCACGTGATGGTGAACTAAATCCTAATAAAGTAGCTGTGGCATTGGGTTTAAAAGATACAATTGGTCAGCCAGTTCCAGAAGTTGTAGCACAACGTCCACCTGCATTATGCAGCGGCTGTCCGCATACCGATTCATATCAAGCTTTAAATGAAGTTTTAAAAGATTATTCAAAAGGCAGAGTATTCTCAGATATAGGTTGTTATACGCTTGCTGCATTAGCGCCTTTAGAAGCAATAAATACTTGTGTTGATATGGGCGCTTCAATAACAATGGCATTTGGTGCTGCAGATGCTGGATTAGTTCCTGCAATTGCTGTTATAGGTGATTCAACTTTTACACATAGTGGAATGACTGGCTTATTGGATTGTGTAGTTCATAAATCAAATGTTAAAGTTTTTATACTTGATAATTTCACAACTGGAATGACAGGTGGTCAGCCTTCTGCTGCATTAGGAAAACTTGAAGCTATTTGCGCTGGTGTTGGAGTTGATCCTGCACATATCAGAGTTATTAAGCCATTACCTAAAAATCATGAAGAAAATATGAAAATTATTCGTGAGGAGTTAGCATATGATGGACCTTCAGTTATTATTCCTCGTCGTGAGTGTATTATAACATTAGATAAAAGAATGAGAGAAAAATTTAAAAACAAGTAA
- a CDS encoding response regulator, producing the protein MLKILIVEDDKTSELLLEVIVEKYSNNILKTSDGLEAIELCKSNPDIELIFMDIRLPKMNGYEVTQQIRKFNKNVIIIAQTAYALLGEREIAIESGCDEYISKPYKIDLINNLIEKYFY; encoded by the coding sequence ATGCTTAAAATATTAATTGTTGAAGATGACAAAACTTCAGAGTTACTATTAGAAGTTATAGTTGAAAAATATTCAAATAATATTTTAAAAACAAGTGATGGTTTAGAAGCCATCGAGTTATGCAAAAGTAATCCTGACATTGAATTAATTTTCATGGATATAAGATTACCAAAAATGAACGGTTATGAGGTGACTCAACAAATTAGAAAGTTTAATAAAAATGTTATTATTATTGCTCAAACAGCATATGCGCTTTTAGGTGAGCGAGAAATTGCAATAGAATCAGGTTGTGATGAATATATTTCTAAACCATATAAAATAGATTTGATTAATAATCTTATTGAAAAGTACTTTTATTAG